The Lachnospiraceae bacterium KM106-2 nucleotide sequence TGCCTTTACCTTTTTAATGGCTCGTTCCTATCTAGGTGGATGTTTCTTGATTCCTTGTATTGCTCTCTTTTCTGGTAACAAGAAAGTAAAGAGTAGAAAGTCACTTTATGTTGGTGGAGTATTATGCGGTACGATCCTATTTGCTGCAAGTATTTTACAGCAAATAGGAATTAAATATACGAGTGTTGGTAAAAGTGGATTTCTAACAACATTGTATATCATCTTAGTGCCTATATTAAGCATAGTTTTACATAAAAAACCTTCAAAGCGAGTTTGGGTAGCAGTTGGTGTAGCGCTTGCAGGACTATATCTACTTTGCATGAAAGGGAGCTTTCATTTAGACGCAGGAGATAGTCTGATCCTTATGAGTGCATTTTGCTTTGCGATTCATATTTTGTTGATCGACTATTTTTCACCTCGAACAGATCCTGTTAGATTATCATGCATACAGTTTTTTGTCTGTGGTATCTTCTCGACAGGGCCTTCATTGTTTATTGAATCACCAACCGTAAGTAATCTTATGGATGCCTGGATGCCGATCGTATATGCAGGGGTTCTATCCTCTGGCGTGGCATATACCTTACAGATCATTGGTCAGAAGTATACAGATGCAACAAAAGCATCTCTGATCATGAGCTTGGAAAGTGTATTTTCAGTTTTAGGAGGCTGGGTGATCCTTCATCAATATTTGAGCGCACGGGAGTTACTTGGATGTGTATGTGTCTTTGCTGCTATTGTGATCGTACAATTACCGGAGCGAAGTAAGAAAATAGAAACTGGACAACTAGACGAAAATTGAGTACTATTATAAAAAGAAAATAGGAACGAAAGAAGGATAAAGATATGAAATTAGGTTTTATTGGAGCTGGGAATATGGCATCTGCGATGATCGGCGGAATCTTAAAGAATAATATTGTGGCACCTGATGAAATCATTGCATCAGCACGTACGGATAAGACATTACAGAGAGTCGGAGAGACAGGGATTCATACGACGAAAGATAATGTGGAGGTTGCCAAGAATTCAGAAATTTTAGTATTAGCAGTAAAGCCACAGTTTTATGAAGCGGTTATTAAAGAGATTCGTGATTATGTAACAAAAGATCAATTAATTGTTACAATAGCAGCTGGAAAGACACTAGAATGGTTAGGTAATTTATTTGGAGAAGATATCAAGATCATTCGTACAATGCCAAATACACCTGCTCTTGTTGGAGAAGGTATTACAGGAATATGCCGCAATGAATTCGTAACAGATGAAGAGTTAGAAGAGACATGCAGGATCTTAAGCGGATTCGGCAGTGCAGAAGTAATTAGTGAGAATCTAATGGATGTCGTTGTTTCAGTGAGCGGAAGTTCACCTGCTTATGTGTTTATGTTTATCGAGGCGATGGCAGATGCAGCTGTTGCGGATGGAATGCCAAGAGAACAAGCTTACAAGTTTGCAGCACAAGCTGTCTTAGGTTCTGCGAAGATGGTATTAGAGACTGGAAAACATCCGGGAGAATTAAAAGATATGGTTTGTTCTCCAGGGGGAACTACCATTGAAGCGGTTCGTGTTTTAGAAGAGAAAGGAATGCGAAGCAGTGTCATTGAAGCAATGAAAGCCTGTGTTCGAAAAGCGAGAGAGCTTTAGTTAGCAAAACTAGGGATTGACCATATAATAGAGTAAACTATAAGTTTGAGGTTAGTTCATGCAAACGACGCAAGCCTATCAGATCGTGCTGACCAATTTGCCGATGGAACTGGCGAGTCAAGTGGTTATTGCAAATTTATGGAATACAATTTCGGATTCAGTTGGAAAAGAATTGAATGTTTATGTGACTGCCACTATTACGGAAGGGACTTATGCCTGTGGCAAAAATAGGAATTGTATTACACCAGTGGAAAGTACTATTATGATTGAGACAATAAGAAATCCGGCTTTTTACACAGAAGAGGATAATTATGAGAGAGCGTTACTTCGAATTATTGATCAGCTCCGGAAGGTTCTTGACGAACCGTTTTTATCTCTTCATATATACGAAGTAAACTTTATATATTTAGAGCCAAGAACAGAATAATCAAAATCAGGAAAACAAATTTTTGTTTTCCTGATTTTTTGCCTTGCAATTTAAAATATTATGCGATATAATGATAAAAAATGTAGGTCAGATATGACAAGCAATGATAAAAGCTACGATTGAAAAACTCCTCAGAGAGCCGATGGTTGGTGTGAATCGGTGAGCCGGACAATCTTTCCACTTTTTGAGCTTCATCTTTTGATACAGGTTGGTAACCTTTATATTACTCACGAGTGGTCAGCTTAAGCTGGCAATTTGGGTGGCAACACGGATCCTTTCGTCCCATATTATGGGGATGGAGGGCTTTTTTTTATTCCAAAATAGTTAATTCATGGTTACCTTTGGAATAAAAGAACACTGGTTGGAGAAGGTATCAAAGAGTATGTGACTATTTTTACTACAGGTAACATCAAGGAGGAAAAAATCATGTTAGATATTAAATTTTTATGTGAAAATCCAGAAATTGTAAAACAAAATATTAAGAATAAATTTCAGGATAAAAAATTACCATTAGTGGATGAAGTAATCGAATTATATGACCAAGCTAGAAAAGCTCAACAAGAAGCTGATGCTCTTCGTGCAAATAGAAAATCTATCTCTAAACAAATTGGTGGATTAATGGCACAAGGTAAGAAAGAAGAAGCTGAAGAATTGAAAGCTCAAGTAACACAAGGTGCAGAACGTCTTGCAGAACTTGAAGCAACTGAAAAAGAATTAAATGAAAAAATCACTAAGAATATGATGGTCATTCCAAATATCATCGATCCTAGTGTCCCAATTGGTAAAGATGATAGCGAAAATGTTGAAATCAAACGTTACGGCGAACCAGTTGTACCTGATTTCGAAGTACCATACCATGCAGATATTATGGAGAAATTTGATGGACTTGATCTTGATAGTGCTCGTAAAGTTGCTGGTAATGGTTTCTATTACTTAATGGGTGACATTGCTAGACTTCATTCTGCAGTTATCTCTTATGCAAGAGATTTCATGATCGACCGTGGATTTACTTATTGTGTGCCTCCTTTCATGATCCGCAGTGACGTAGTTACTGGCGTTATGAGTTTTGATGAAATGGATGCTATGATGTATAAAATCGAAGGAGAAGACTTATACTTAATCGGTACAAGTGAACACTCTATGATCGGTAAATTCATCGATACGATCGTTCCAGAAGAAAAATTACCACAAACTTTAACAAGTTATTCACCATGTTTCAGAAAAGAAAAAGGTGCTCATGGTATTGAAGAACGTGGAGTATATCGTATCCATCAATTCGAAAAACAAGAAATGATCGTTGTATGTAAACCAGAAGAAAGCAAAGCTTGGTTCGATAAATTATGGCAAAACACAGTTGATTTATTCCGTTCTCTTGATATCCCTGTTCGTACACTTGAATGTTGTTCAGGAGATCTTGCAGATCTTAAAGTGAAATCAATCGATGTAGAAGCTTGGTCTCCAAGACAAAAGAAATACTTCGAAGTTGGTAGCTGTTCTAACTTAGGTGATGCACAAGCTCGTCGTCTTAAGATCCGTGTAAATGGTAAAGATGGTAAATACTTTGCTCATACATTAAACAATACAGTAGTTGCACCTCCTAGAATGTTAATCGCATTCTTAGAAAACAACTTAAATGAAGATGGAAGCGTAAGAATTCCTAAGGCTTTACAACCATATATGGGTGGAAAAACTGAACTTCGTTAGTATTTAGCTTAACTAGAAATAAATAAAACTTATGATAACCGCCTTTTCTGAACAGAATGGGCGGTTATTTTTACTTTTTTCATAGAAAAAAGGAGGAGAAGGGTATGGATCAATCATTTTCTTATTTGTCTAACTTGCAGACTGAACTGATTACGAGAGCGTTATGTGAAACGAATCAGTATACGAAAAAATATGGAGTAGCACTATCACAGGAAGAGGCAAAAGAATTAGCAATAGCAAGAAGTGAATCGTTACAATTGCAAAAGAGGATCGAGTTCGGAGAAAGTATTCTTCCGAAACTTATTTTCATCTTTTGTGACTCACCATTTATTTATCAGGATAATTATGTAGATACCTTGGAACGACTGCAAGATATATTTTATTTGTATAAAAATGAAAGTTTAGATGAATTAAGTGATGATGAATTACTATCCTATATGAAAGAGCAGTTTGATGGAATTTGTCAAGGTTCGCTTGATTATCTAGAAGATACCTCGCTAGAGGAATTTGTTAGGACGATACGAGCTCGTGGATATGATGCTCTTAAGGAATATGCGAAAAAATTAAATCCATACGAGGAGGAGTAATGTGACCAGGCAAGAGGAGTATATAATGTTATTACAGAAAGTAACAAGGAAATATACGAGCGGCGAATCTACATCGATTAGTTATGAGTCAGCCAATCAGCTTATGGAGGGTATTCTTTATTGTATTAATGAATATGACTCGAGTAATATCAGTGAAGTAGCTGCTCCAGATTTGACATTAGAGAGTGTCTATGAAGAAGGTTATCGATTGGTTGTGAAAAAGACAAAAGAGGCAAGAAAGATTCAGGAGTCTTTGATGTTGGATTTTCGTTCATTTGGCAATGAAGCATATGAGGATACTGTGATTAAGGGGATGCAGCAGTTCTTCTTGTATTACGATGCCAGATTCCGTCCTATGGATCACTTATTGACATTAGATTATCCGACATTAGGCAATTACTCAGATCTAAAAG carries:
- a CDS encoding permease of the drug/metabolite transporter superfamily, whose product is MKKAQIGNLILVLAAFIWGLAFVAQSVGMRYVGAFTFLMARSYLGGCFLIPCIALFSGNKKVKSRKSLYVGGVLCGTILFAASILQQIGIKYTSVGKSGFLTTLYIILVPILSIVLHKKPSKRVWVAVGVALAGLYLLCMKGSFHLDAGDSLILMSAFCFAIHILLIDYFSPRTDPVRLSCIQFFVCGIFSTGPSLFIESPTVSNLMDAWMPIVYAGVLSSGVAYTLQIIGQKYTDATKASLIMSLESVFSVLGGWVILHQYLSARELLGCVCVFAAIVIVQLPERSKKIETGQLDEN
- a CDS encoding pyrroline-5-carboxylate reductase is translated as MKLGFIGAGNMASAMIGGILKNNIVAPDEIIASARTDKTLQRVGETGIHTTKDNVEVAKNSEILVLAVKPQFYEAVIKEIRDYVTKDQLIVTIAAGKTLEWLGNLFGEDIKIIRTMPNTPALVGEGITGICRNEFVTDEELEETCRILSGFGSAEVISENLMDVVVSVSGSSPAYVFMFIEAMADAAVADGMPREQAYKFAAQAVLGSAKMVLETGKHPGELKDMVCSPGGTTIEAVRVLEEKGMRSSVIEAMKACVRKAREL
- a CDS encoding seryl-tRNA synthetase — translated: MLDIKFLCENPEIVKQNIKNKFQDKKLPLVDEVIELYDQARKAQQEADALRANRKSISKQIGGLMAQGKKEEAEELKAQVTQGAERLAELEATEKELNEKITKNMMVIPNIIDPSVPIGKDDSENVEIKRYGEPVVPDFEVPYHADIMEKFDGLDLDSARKVAGNGFYYLMGDIARLHSAVISYARDFMIDRGFTYCVPPFMIRSDVVTGVMSFDEMDAMMYKIEGEDLYLIGTSEHSMIGKFIDTIVPEEKLPQTLTSYSPCFRKEKGAHGIEERGVYRIHQFEKQEMIVVCKPEESKAWFDKLWQNTVDLFRSLDIPVRTLECCSGDLADLKVKSIDVEAWSPRQKKYFEVGSCSNLGDAQARRLKIRVNGKDGKYFAHTLNNTVVAPPRMLIAFLENNLNEDGSVRIPKALQPYMGGKTELR